From the Scomber japonicus isolate fScoJap1 chromosome 8, fScoJap1.pri, whole genome shotgun sequence genome, the window CTAAAAGCATTTTCTCCATAGACCACCATCGTGCAAGAGACATCTGTAAACCTGTTAATAGGACACCTTGAACTGCGAACAAGGTCtagtgtgacttttttttatgaatttttgatccatggaggtttcaTATTTTTATGCAAACCCTGACACTTGTGTGGTAAAGTAGGTGTGTCGTGTAAGTCTGCTAGACTAGCCTACAAATAGACCCTACtcgatattttggcttcacttttgctcAGCAATAGGAAGTAGAGATGTGtcgtccatctttatatacagtcaatagTTCTAATAAAAACCCTCTGGAAACCAAGAATGACTGCGCTTgcaatttttttaatgctgttatcTTGAGATCCAGATTCATATtcaactagttgtgatgtcacaaatcctgcttgtTGCCCCCTCCCCCCAGTGAGCACAAAGAAACTCTACACTGTCAGcatatgaatgtgaaaacagccttctagtgtcaaactctgcaaatTCATCATTCTTCATAAtaatgaagctcaaacattcaactgtcggaagagaaagaagaaaaacatatttttgagaggggggggggaatttaaaataataatcaaatcaaCAACTCAGTTATTCACACTGCAATAAAACTAATTTATTGTGCAATAAATCTGTGTGATGTCAAGTTTTTGGTCAGATGGAAaaccttttttacattttgtcaacAATTGGGTTGGTATGGCATGATTgcatgatttattattttttcctctccacTACTTTCTTTGCATTATTTCACTGTATTTCTTTAATCTATGTCCTCAGAGGTGAAAAGGTAGGCATGGATCTCATCCTCGGCAGGAATGTTGTCCACATTGTTGATTCTGACCTTCTGAGCAACAGGGATACATCTGGGCATGAGCTTTCTTCCACTCTGAAAAAGATTGAGAGATTGTGAGATTCTGTTAATGTCTTATTTATTCAATGATTTGATATCTCATATGGACATTGATTATGAAGGGGATGTTTTGGTTTCTAGTGTTTTTCCCAATTAGCACTACATTTTCCATGAACCCTGTTTCACCCTGCGTTCCCTttcaaaaaggaacaaaaaaagcagGTTTCTATTGTTGAAAGCTTTATCGCTGACTACTGTAAAATAACACACTCCAGTGGAGGATGCCATCCAGATAGATGTGGAAATGATTTACTGATAATACACTCTAATATGTgatatactgtaaaaaaaataaaaaataaataaaataaaaaaaaaacccgaaTAGTATTAAATGCTATAAAGAATTGATAAGTGGATGACCTACTGTCTTCTTGGAATCAGCCATGGATCTCTCCAAGTAcctcttcatcctttctttctgtttctctctctgctctctcagcTTTTCTTCACGCTGCCTGCAACATGAAAAGAAGGGATTCTGTAGACAGTAACATGCTCTTTGGGACAACatcactgtcttttttttccagtcaaGAGAAAGTAAGCAAAGCCTTGTCACTGAGACatacctgctcctcctctcgcTGTCCTTGATCTTCTTCATCATGTCCAAGCTTTCTTCAGGGATGTTCTCGAGGttttgcagcagcagagacataTGTCTCTCAATACTGGCCAACTTCTCCAAGGTGCTGAGGTTGGTCACCCTGTCATCCACACAACAGCGATGCACCTCTGACACCTTGTCACCAAGAGCATCCAGCATAACGTCCTGCaagcaagaggaggaggtaagaggggaggagaaaatAGGAGATAGATATTTCCTGTTCAGATCTACTGAGGCCACAAAACAGGATTTCTGAGTGTTGTTACTGCACAAATCTTgcattaaatgtctgtttttgtacCTGGTCTTCTGTGTTCAAGGAGACATGGAGCTGAACTCTCTGCTCGAGCTTGGCGGCTCTCGCCTTCTCCTTGTCGATCCTCTGGTTTACGTCGTTTATCTGCAGTGTTAGCTTCTCGTCATCCTTTTCACTTCAGACAGAGAGGGGTAAGCCTTCATTtaatgtgttatgtgtgtgggacaacactgacatatagTGAAGGTCTGAATTTTAGAGCAAAAAAGTTTCAGCAAGCAGGAAAATGGATGTGATGGACGAAGCTGTCATGCAAAAGTTAGAAGGCAggttttacatttcatttttcattgttagAATTGAATAAACTAGCTGAAGCTgaaggataggataggataggatacgATAGGATAGGacaggataggataggataggataggataggataggataggataggataggataggataggataggataggttaggttaggttaggttaggttaacTTTATTGTTTCACTAGGACAAATCTGTTGTGCAGCCAGGGTTCACAAGACCACAGAATACAAAAGGACAACATCAATGGCACATCATGGAAGATGGCAGTAATATGTTTTTCAAATGAAGGCAAGACAGTAAGTGATAATGGCAAAAAGCTAAAATCATGCTTACATCTTCCTCCGGGTTGTCTCCATGGACTGTCGGAGCTCCTCAAGCGTCTGTTCCACCCTCGTGGAGTTCTGAATCAGGGACAGGTTCTGCTCCGTCAGCTCCGTCACCAGATCTAGAAGCTGCTGGGGATCAGTAAAGTACAGCTCTGGCTCATCCTGCAGAGAGGTGACATAAGGGGGGGAGATAAAGGGCACCATGAGGACCACACATAAATGATATTCTTTAGATTTTCAGCTCAGAAAAACTCACCTCATATTCTGAGTCACTGTCCAGTTTAGAATGTACGACcctgaaatgacatttttgaaCACACTTGAACCAAACGTGCTGTTTGTAATGCATTGAGGCAGCTATAAATACAAAACCGAAAATGTTACTAAATCAGAGAAAATGGACTCAAAATATATACTCAGATCATTACATAAAAATACTgtatctctatatatatatgtaaaaaaacaacatctttttatttctattgcCTTATTCTGAACATAAAAATGAGTCACAGAGGAGCTACCATATGCTTCAATGCATCAGTGTGTATGAATATCAAAGGCAATACTGAATATGCAGCATAGCAGCCATCAGTGTTGTGACTGAGGCGTGTTGGTGTTTACAGTGTGTCCATGTGAACTGAGGACCTGCTGCTCTGTGCGGAGGAAGGTCTGGACTCTCTGATGGAAGGCAGCGCTCGACCTGGACTGGATGACTTGCTCTCCAGACCTGTAtgcatattaattaatttaaaaaaacaataccaAGGTATCATGTTACCAGTGTCACCCAGCTCCGAACAATGTCTCTCATAATTATTCTAAAGTACTCGCCCTGCTTCAACGCTGACTCCTCATGCTCTATGTTCTGCTGAGTCGGAGCATTTCCATCAGACAGGACGTTAGCTTGCCAAGCCTTGTTCTTCTGGGCCTCCTGCCACTCTGGAGGAGACAACTTGAACAGAAGCTCCTTGTATCTCTTGTAGTCTTGTAGGATTTCTTCAAAATTGGCAAGCTCACTGAGGAGAAGAAGATTTAGATCCCCATAACGTGCCTGCATTCAGTTACCAAGTAGTCATTTTGCATGTTCATTTTGCATGTTATAATTCTTCTTTTTGAATCTTTAACTTAAACATTATCAAAGTGATACCTTTCTATTGTTCCTATTTCGGCAGTCAGTTTCTTGATCTCTGTATTCTTCTGCTGTTTGGACTTAGCTTCCTGTTCAAAACTGATAACAGAGACAACCATGTGTACTGTGCATTTTATGAATATCCAGTCTACATTCAATAgtcaacaggaaaacacaatATTATAAACCAACACTTTTATCTTTACTCATATGATCTACTTACAATGTTCTGGCCTCCACAGACTTTTTCTCGTTCTCCTTGAGGAACTCTTCGAAGTAAAGGTTGTCTCTCTCAATGCTCTTCTCGAGCTGTTTCagcagtctctcctcttttgcCATGGCCTTGTCCATCTTCAAAATCTCAGACCTCTTTGTCATCAGAGATAACTGAGAGAGTAAGGATGAGGGAACATTGGAGGCAATTGGAGAGGAGGGTAAAGTCAGTCAAACATGTACTGGAAGTAGAAAAAGAAGGTACTGAGGTAACGAGTTGAGCCTAATTTTAAATGGCCCTAAAGCTTCATTCATtaccaaacatttttttaaactaacatttgttctgttttggataataaaaatgtatcatacCTGATTCTCACCACTTGGAGTCTTTTGACCTCACATGACCATGCTGCTCTACTCTCTATTTCCATTGTATGAGCTAAACACCAAATCACTTCAGGCGTAAGACGAGAAAACAGAGCTGGTAGAAAGTTGggaaaaactccacagggtatCTTTAATCTTTCAACTAACTGTCtttgaaaatgattaaatatgttGACCACAGTTTCTCAGAACCCAAAGTCGCATCCTCAAATGTCGTTTTTGTCCTGATCAACAGTTCACCACCTAAAGTCCTCTCACAGAGAAC encodes:
- the cfap100 gene encoding LOW QUALITY PROTEIN: cilia- and flagella-associated protein 100 (The sequence of the model RefSeq protein was modified relative to this genomic sequence to represent the inferred CDS: substituted 1 base at 1 genomic stop codon), which encodes MKKRKETRQGPFKVPDSSSIFLLSINEKGDRKEDMRKFLALPIDQKTTHNARITAKLRKELSGQLEVDDEEEENEKMKSLKQTKSKTALPKPTPERRELKMAMLKQENIMKDSKHDLISMERQKAVLELSLMTKRSEILKMDKAMAKEERLLKQLEKSIERDNLYFEEFLKENEKKSVEARTFFEQEAKSKQQKNTEIKKLTAEIGTIESELANFEEILQDYKRYKELLFKLSPPEWQEAQKNKAWQANVLSDGNAPTQQNIEHEESAXKSKEYHLCVVLMVPFISPPYVTSLQDEPELYFTDPQQLLDLVTELTEQNLSLIQNSTRVEQTLEELRQSMETTRRKIEKDDEKLTLQINDVNQRIDKEKARAAKLEQRVQLHVSLNTEDQDVMLDALGDKVSEVHRCCVDDRVTNLSTLEKLASIERHMSLLLQNLENIPEESLDMMKKIKDSERRSRQREEKLREQREKQKERMKRYLERSMADSKKTSGRKLMPRCIPVAQKVRINNVDNIPAEDEIHAYLFTSEDID